One genomic window of Deltaproteobacteria bacterium includes the following:
- a CDS encoding VTT domain-containing protein: protein MNQHRLIVWIHSLGAWGFAGFILLQVVQVVAAPIPGEATGVLGGYLYGPVVGVVLSTIGLTLGSYVAFSLSRFFGRPLTEKFVDAKSMERFDYLLHHKGVFLIFLLFLIPGFPKDYLCYILGLGHLTTLEFLSIATTGRLLGTMLLTLGGTFLKNHQYYRFFLLSGAAVVIVFLTIVYRDRLEQVFQRLHERHLRKKGKKPGAPT, encoded by the coding sequence ATGAACCAGCACCGCCTGATTGTCTGGATCCACTCCCTCGGCGCGTGGGGATTCGCCGGCTTCATCCTGCTGCAGGTGGTCCAGGTGGTCGCCGCTCCGATTCCCGGGGAAGCGACGGGCGTCCTCGGAGGGTACCTCTACGGGCCTGTCGTGGGAGTTGTGCTATCGACCATTGGCCTGACGTTGGGTTCGTACGTCGCCTTCAGTCTCTCACGCTTCTTCGGTCGCCCCCTCACCGAAAAGTTCGTCGACGCGAAGTCGATGGAGCGGTTCGACTACCTGCTCCACCACAAGGGGGTGTTTCTCATCTTCCTGCTGTTCCTGATCCCCGGGTTCCCGAAAGATTATCTCTGCTACATCCTTGGTCTGGGCCATCTCACCACGCTGGAGTTCCTCTCCATCGCCACCACGGGGCGTCTTCTCGGGACCATGCTGCTCACGCTCGGGGGAACGTTCCTGAAAAACCACCAGTATTACCGTTTCTTCCTGCTCAGCGGCGCGGCGGTGGTCATCGTCTTCCTGACCATCGTCTACCGGGATCGGCTCGAGCAGGTCTTCCAAAGGCTTCACGAACGGCACCTTCGGAAGAAGGGGAAGAAACCCGGCGCGCCTACTTGA
- a CDS encoding DUF748 domain-containing protein encodes MPAVRKGLIAGLIAVVSYTLFGFFGLPAILKSVLPKTLTDTLHRKTTIREIRFNPFELSISIRGLEIAEREGKGAWVSADEIFANLKFASIFRGGPVLSEIRLVKPYASIVRHRDSSYNFSDLVDEFSKKPVKQTKPLNYSLNNIQVIDGRIDFDDGPRKTRHEVRGIHIGIPFVSNLPYFVDRYIQPSFEAVVNGDAVSLKGKSKLFSESRETTFDVNIKDLDIPYYLAYLPEEREYGIPSGFLDVRAVVSFAQPKGKPPAIRVEGNVTLRDLRLQGKEKSPMLHLPRIEVEVSPSDIVAREFRVARLTVKDPEIDAVIDRRGKLNLLLLSTRGEKGNDKDERAGTPSGRAEPASPETKIIIEAIRLSGGKVRFRDRTTDPPIDLSLDRLQLQADNVTTEKDRKAKFSFSTAVHRAGGVSLEGEFSVAPPSLGAKVRVKAIPISPVQPYFTDRVKILVTGGAVSAEGDLSVDATKGRPTTVGYKGKVSVNGFSAVDKDRGEEFLKFATLHLGGVDYGNAPRKVFIREIALSDFFSRIVLNPDATLNVQGIVASVPAAGDNATAKAVTSPPADAAKPVPTPVRIETVTLQGGAILFSDRYVKPNYTASLVEIGGRISGLSSEESRQADVDLRGKLENSAPLEIRGKINPLAENLFVDLTVDFRDMDLSPLSPYTGRYAGYGIRKGKLTLELKYHIEKKKLDAENKVFLDQFTFGEEVSSPDATKLPVRLAVALLTDRKGEIHLDLPVTGQIDDPKFSVWGIVVKIIVNLLVKAATSPFALLGAIFGGGEELSYLEFEPGTSVLPGTAEAKIGSLAKALTERPGLQLEIEGHVDVEKDTEEWRRLLFRRKVAARKVRDLVRSGQAAPALDDVRVDAAEYPEYLAQAYRKEKFPKPTNVLGMAKDLPVAEMEKLMMAHIPVTNDDLRRIALQRATSVKERLIGTGKVEPGRIFLVEPKTVPPERKEKVRDSRVDFRIK; translated from the coding sequence ATGCCCGCGGTTCGGAAGGGCTTGATCGCGGGATTGATCGCCGTCGTTTCCTACACCTTGTTCGGGTTTTTCGGCCTGCCGGCGATCTTGAAGTCCGTACTGCCGAAGACCCTCACCGACACGCTGCACCGCAAGACGACCATCCGGGAGATCCGTTTCAACCCGTTCGAGCTTTCCATCTCCATCCGGGGGTTGGAGATCGCGGAGCGCGAAGGCAAGGGAGCCTGGGTCTCGGCGGACGAGATCTTTGCGAACCTGAAATTCGCCTCGATCTTCCGCGGGGGACCGGTCCTGAGCGAGATTCGCCTCGTAAAACCGTACGCGAGCATCGTCCGCCACCGGGACAGCAGCTATAATTTCTCGGATCTTGTCGATGAATTCTCAAAGAAACCGGTGAAACAGACAAAACCTCTCAACTACTCCTTGAACAATATCCAGGTGATCGACGGGCGGATCGATTTCGACGACGGGCCGAGGAAAACCCGCCACGAAGTGCGGGGTATCCACATCGGCATCCCCTTCGTTTCAAATCTGCCGTATTTCGTCGACCGGTACATCCAGCCGTCCTTCGAGGCGGTGGTCAACGGCGACGCGGTTTCCCTTAAGGGGAAGAGCAAGCTGTTCAGCGAATCCCGGGAAACCACCTTCGACGTGAATATCAAGGACCTCGACATTCCGTACTACCTTGCGTACCTGCCCGAAGAACGGGAGTACGGGATCCCGTCCGGGTTCCTGGACGTCAGAGCCGTCGTCTCCTTCGCCCAGCCCAAGGGGAAACCCCCCGCGATCCGCGTCGAGGGGAACGTGACGTTGCGGGATCTTCGTCTCCAGGGGAAAGAGAAGAGCCCGATGCTCCATCTTCCAAGGATCGAAGTGGAGGTTTCTCCGTCCGACATCGTGGCCCGGGAGTTCCGTGTGGCGCGCCTGACGGTCAAGGACCCGGAGATCGATGCCGTGATCGACCGGAGAGGAAAACTGAACCTTCTTCTGTTGTCGACCCGCGGCGAAAAAGGGAACGACAAGGACGAGCGCGCTGGAACGCCCTCCGGACGGGCGGAGCCGGCGAGCCCGGAGACGAAGATCATCATCGAGGCGATCCGTCTCTCCGGCGGGAAGGTACGGTTCAGGGACCGTACCACCGACCCGCCCATCGATCTGTCCCTCGACCGCCTCCAGCTGCAGGCGGACAACGTCACCACGGAGAAGGACCGGAAGGCGAAGTTCTCCTTCTCCACCGCCGTCCACCGGGCCGGGGGTGTTTCCCTGGAAGGCGAATTTTCGGTCGCACCCCCGTCGTTGGGGGCGAAGGTCCGGGTGAAGGCGATCCCGATCTCCCCCGTACAGCCGTATTTCACGGACAGGGTGAAGATCCTCGTGACGGGAGGAGCCGTATCGGCGGAAGGGGATCTGTCCGTCGACGCGACGAAGGGAAGGCCGACGACCGTCGGGTACAAGGGGAAGGTATCCGTAAACGGCTTCTCCGCCGTCGACAAGGACCGAGGTGAAGAGTTCCTCAAGTTCGCCACTCTTCACCTCGGCGGGGTGGACTACGGAAATGCCCCGCGAAAAGTTTTCATCCGGGAGATCGCCCTCTCGGACTTTTTCTCACGGATCGTCTTGAACCCGGACGCCACCCTGAACGTCCAGGGGATCGTGGCTTCGGTGCCGGCCGCCGGGGACAACGCGACGGCGAAGGCTGTGACCTCCCCCCCTGCCGACGCGGCGAAACCGGTTCCGACCCCTGTCCGGATCGAAACCGTGACGCTGCAGGGGGGGGCGATCCTCTTCTCCGACAGGTACGTGAAGCCGAACTACACGGCGAGCCTCGTTGAGATCGGCGGACGGATCTCGGGCCTTTCCTCGGAGGAGAGTCGGCAGGCGGACGTCGACCTTCGGGGAAAGCTGGAAAACTCGGCCCCTCTCGAGATCCGGGGGAAGATCAACCCGTTGGCGGAGAACCTGTTCGTCGATCTCACGGTCGACTTCAGGGACATGGACCTGTCGCCGCTCTCTCCCTATACCGGCCGGTACGCGGGGTACGGGATACGGAAGGGGAAGTTGACTCTCGAGCTCAAGTACCACATCGAGAAAAAGAAGCTGGACGCGGAGAACAAGGTATTCCTCGACCAGTTCACCTTCGGGGAGGAGGTGAGCAGCCCCGACGCGACGAAGCTCCCCGTGCGTCTGGCGGTCGCGCTTCTTACGGACCGCAAGGGGGAGATCCACCTCGATCTCCCCGTGACGGGACAGATCGACGACCCGAAGTTCAGCGTCTGGGGAATCGTGGTGAAGATCATCGTGAACCTGCTCGTCAAGGCGGCCACCTCGCCCTTCGCACTGCTCGGGGCGATCTTCGGGGGAGGGGAGGAGCTCTCTTATCTCGAGTTCGAACCGGGAACGTCCGTTCTCCCCGGGACCGCGGAGGCGAAGATCGGAAGCCTCGCCAAGGCCCTGACCGAACGTCCGGGCCTCCAGCTGGAGATCGAAGGGCACGTCGACGTGGAAAAGGACACGGAAGAGTGGCGACGTCTCCTCTTCCGACGGAAAGTGGCCGCCCGAAAGGTGAGAGATCTCGTCCGATCGGGGCAGGCCGCCCCGGCGCTGGACGACGTTCGAGTGGACGCCGCCGAATACCCGGAATACCTCGCGCAGGCGTACAGGAAAGAGAAGTTTCCGAAACCGACGAACGTCCTCGGGATGGCCAAGGATCTGCCGGTGGCGGAGATGGAGAAATTGATGATGGCGCACATACCGGTGACGAACGATGATCTTCGACGAATCGCGCTGCAACGCGCAACGAGTGTGAAGGAGCGACTGATCGGCACGGGGAAGGTAGAGCCCGGCCGGATCTTTCTCGTGGAGCCGAAAACCGTTCCTCCGGAGAGAAAAGAAAAGGTACGGGACAGCCGGGTCGATTTCCGGATCAAGTAG
- a CDS encoding fructose-bisphosphate aldolase class I has product MNIGELEAVARSLVAPGKGILAADESAPTIEKRFKAIEVPSTEENRRAYRDLLFTTPGVSEFISGVILYDETIRQRAADGTPFTKVLERQGIVPGIKVDEGAKALIGFPGEKITEGLDGLRGRLPEYRTLGARFAKWRAVIDIGAGIPTRYCIQANAHALARYAALCQEAGLVPIVEPEVLMDGAHTIERCEEVTTEVLSLVYAELTAHRVVLEGTLLKPNMIVSGKGCPAQASASQVAEATVRTLSRVVPPAVPGIVFLSGGQTPRQATEHLNAMNAMGNPPWELSFSYGRALQDPVLKAWKGKAANVPAAKEAFFLRAKLNGAARRGKYSPSMESSS; this is encoded by the coding sequence ATGAACATCGGCGAACTCGAAGCGGTCGCACGGTCCCTCGTCGCCCCCGGCAAGGGGATCCTGGCGGCGGACGAAAGCGCCCCAACGATAGAGAAACGATTCAAGGCGATCGAGGTGCCGTCCACGGAGGAGAATCGGCGGGCGTACCGGGACCTCCTCTTCACGACCCCGGGCGTTTCGGAGTTCATCAGCGGCGTGATCCTGTACGACGAGACGATCCGGCAACGAGCCGCCGACGGGACGCCGTTCACGAAGGTGCTCGAGCGGCAGGGGATCGTACCGGGGATCAAGGTCGACGAAGGGGCGAAGGCGCTGATCGGGTTCCCCGGGGAGAAGATCACCGAGGGGCTGGACGGGCTGCGGGGACGCCTGCCGGAATATCGGACGCTGGGCGCCCGTTTCGCGAAGTGGCGCGCGGTGATCGACATCGGGGCGGGGATCCCGACGCGATACTGCATCCAGGCCAACGCCCACGCGCTCGCCCGATACGCCGCGCTATGCCAGGAAGCGGGGCTCGTCCCCATCGTGGAACCGGAGGTGCTGATGGACGGGGCCCACACGATCGAGCGGTGCGAGGAGGTGACCACGGAGGTGCTTTCTCTGGTCTACGCGGAGTTGACGGCCCATCGCGTGGTCCTCGAGGGAACGCTGCTGAAGCCCAACATGATCGTATCGGGGAAGGGGTGTCCGGCCCAGGCGAGTGCGTCGCAGGTCGCGGAAGCGACGGTTCGAACCTTGTCCCGCGTCGTCCCTCCGGCGGTTCCCGGCATCGTCTTCCTCTCCGGGGGGCAGACCCCGCGCCAGGCGACGGAACACCTGAACGCGATGAACGCCATGGGAAATCCCCCGTGGGAACTGAGTTTCTCCTATGGGAGGGCGCTGCAGGATCCGGTGCTCAAGGCGTGGAAAGGAAAGGCGGCGAACGTACCGGCGGCGAAGGAGGCATTCTTCCTGCGCGCAAAGCTGAACGGGGCCGCGCGCCGCGGGAAATACTCCCCGTCCATGGAGTCGTCGTCGTAA
- a CDS encoding translation initiation factor Sui1, which yields MVYSTERGLVCPTCRLPMAKCRCGKAEPAPAGGGIVRVRRETKGRGGKTVTTVSGVPLGGEALRNLATDLKRLCGTGGTEKNGVIEIQGDHRETIVEELSRRGFIAKLAGG from the coding sequence ATGGTCTACTCCACGGAGCGGGGGCTCGTCTGCCCGACGTGCCGCCTGCCCATGGCGAAATGCCGCTGCGGAAAAGCGGAACCCGCGCCCGCGGGGGGCGGGATCGTCCGCGTCCGCCGGGAGACGAAGGGCCGCGGAGGAAAGACGGTGACGACCGTGTCGGGCGTCCCGCTCGGGGGGGAAGCGCTCCGGAACCTTGCGACGGACCTGAAGCGCCTCTGCGGCACCGGGGGAACGGAGAAGAACGGGGTGATCGAGATCCAGGGCGACCACCGGGAGACGATCGTGGAGGAACTTTCCCGCCGCGGCTTTATCGCAAAGCTAGCGGGCGGGTAA
- a CDS encoding cache domain-containing protein yields the protein MRKITLVALGIAVSLCLAGSAFAANATKDECVAKTKEAAAMVNAKGQDSAIAEINKKDGKFVWKDTYVFLMDLEGRMLAHPMSPALIGKNLLDMKDKGVPGKLLFKEFVEVAKGKGDGWVDYMWTNPGDPKARKKVTYIYRVPGKALFVGAGIYD from the coding sequence ATGAGAAAAATCACGCTGGTCGCATTGGGAATCGCAGTGAGCTTGTGCCTCGCCGGAAGCGCGTTCGCGGCGAACGCCACGAAGGACGAGTGTGTGGCCAAGACCAAGGAAGCCGCCGCAATGGTCAATGCGAAGGGACAGGACTCGGCTATCGCGGAGATCAACAAGAAGGACGGGAAGTTCGTGTGGAAGGACACCTACGTCTTCCTGATGGACCTGGAAGGCAGGATGCTCGCACACCCGATGAGTCCGGCGCTGATCGGGAAGAACCTGCTCGACATGAAGGACAAGGGAGTGCCCGGGAAGCTCCTCTTCAAGGAGTTCGTCGAGGTCGCGAAGGGGAAGGGCGATGGCTGGGTCGACTACATGTGGACCAACCCGGGCGATCCGAAGGCGCGCAAGAAGGTCACCTATATCTACAGGGTGCCGGGGAAGGCCCTGTTCGTCGGCGCGGGGATCTACGATTAG